Genomic window (Pirellulales bacterium):
GCCCGGTTCAACTTGGTCGAAACTTGCGCGGTCAACCGGCAGCGGCGCAGTCCGGCGGCCGTGAACGTCGTGTCAGGAGTTGCCGAGAGGAAATTGCCGCCGAGGGCGAAGAAGAGTTTCGGATTGCCGGCGTGCATTGCCTTGATCGCCGCGACCGTGTCGAAACCGTGCTCGCGCGGCGGCTCGAAACCAAACACTTCCTTGAGCTTGTCCAGAAACTCCGGCCTGGGGCGCTCCCAGATGCCCATCGTCCGGTCACCCTGAACGTTGCTATGGCCGCGCACCGGGCAAAGCCCCGCTCCCGGTTTGCCGATGCTGCCGCGCATGAGAATCAGATTGACCATGTCTTGGATCGTGGCCACCGCGTTCTTGTGCTGGGTGAGCCCCATTGCCCAGCAGGCGATGATTCGATCGGACATCATCAACAGCTTCGCCGCCGCGACAATTTGCTCGCGTGAAACTCCGCTCTGTTCTACGATCTTGTCCCACGAAACTTGCCGCAGATCGGCGGCGAGCGCGTCGAAGCCGGCCGTCTGCTCGCGGATGAAAGATAGATCGAGGGCCGAGCCGGGGCGGCGATCTTCCTCGTCGAGCAGCACCTTCATCAAGCCCTTGAGCACCGCCGAATCGCCGTTGATCCGGACTTGCAGAAACATGTCGGCCAAGGTGGTGCCCGCGCCAAAAAACCCGCTGATTTCTTGTGGATTCTTGAATCGCATCAATCCCGTTTCCGGAAGCGGGTTGATGGCAACAATCTTCGCGCCATTGCGTTTTGCCCGCTCCAGTGCCGTAAGCATGCGCGGATGGTTCGTGCCTGGATTCTGCCCGATGATGATGATCACCTGGGCGTGGTCGAAATCTTCGAGCTTGACCGTTCCCTTGCCGATGCCGATCGTGGGCGTGAGCGCAGAACCACTCGATTCGTGGCACATGTTCGAGCAGTCGGGCAGATTGTTCGTGCCAAACTGGCGAACGAAGAGTTGATAGAGAAAGGCCGCTTCGTTGCTCGTGCGGCCGGAGGTGTAGAAGATGGCGTCGTTCGGGGTTTCGAGCGCGTTCAGCTCGTCGGCGATGAGGTGGAAAGCCTCGTCCCATGTGATCGGCTCGTAATGCGTCGCTCCGTCGCGCAGCACCATCGGATGCGTCAGCCGGCCCTGCTTGCCGAGCCAGTAATCCGATTTTTCGGACAACTCGGCGACGCTCCAGAGCTTGAAGAACTCGGCGCCCACACGATCGGTGTCGCCTTCCCACGCCAGGGCCTTCGCGCCGTTTTCACAGAATTCGACCATGTGCCGCGGGCCATCCGGATCGGCCCAAGCGCAGCTCATGCAGTCGATGCCGCCATCTTGGTTCATCCTTAGCAGCGCTCGCGTGCCGCGGACCACGCCCATTTCTCCCCAGACGTGCCGCATCGCGGCGACCACTCCAGGCATTCCGGCCGCCCAGGTTTTGACGGGCGTGACGCG
Coding sequences:
- a CDS encoding FdhF/YdeP family oxidoreductase; amino-acid sequence: MSQLEVKPQDQHRDAPAAAVDSATDAVPAVHGNGIHEQPPEALTGLRVTPVKTWAAGMPGVVAAMRHVWGEMGVVRGTRALLRMNQDGGIDCMSCAWADPDGPRHMVEFCENGAKALAWEGDTDRVGAEFFKLWSVAELSEKSDYWLGKQGRLTHPMVLRDGATHYEPITWDEAFHLIADELNALETPNDAIFYTSGRTSNEAAFLYQLFVRQFGTNNLPDCSNMCHESSGSALTPTIGIGKGTVKLEDFDHAQVIIIIGQNPGTNHPRMLTALERAKRNGAKIVAINPLPETGLMRFKNPQEISGFFGAGTTLADMFLQVRINGDSAVLKGLMKVLLDEEDRRPGSALDLSFIREQTAGFDALAADLRQVSWDKIVEQSGVSREQIVAAAKLLMMSDRIIACWAMGLTQHKNAVATIQDMVNLILMRGSIGKPGAGLCPVRGHSNVQGDRTMGIWERPRPEFLDKLKEVFGFEPPREHGFDTVAAIKAMHAGNPKLFFALGGNFLSATPDTTFTAAGLRRCRLTAQVSTKLNRAHLVTGRKALILPCLGRSERDDQAGGPQFVSCENSMGVVQRSQGRLAPASEQLLSEPAIVCRLARATLGGRSRVDWDALAADYDRIRDLIAQVIPGCDGYNAKVRQPRGFYLPNPPREGTFPTRNSKANFTVQPLPENHLEPGQLVMTTIRSHDQFNTTIYGLEDRYRGIHNERRVVLMNADDIRELGLSAGQVVDLTSIFNGQTRTARQFVVVPYDIPRRCAATYFPETNVLVPIDSVAEQSNTPTSKYVVIRVTPVTGQPAKVDYDRAM